AATGTCAGTTGTAACCTTCCAATAAAAGATTGGAAATAAGACACTCTACTAAAAATCACATATATTAAAGTCGATATAAAAATAATTTTAAATGTTGTTTTGAGCTTGAAATTTGTAAAAAACAATATTATTAAACCGATAATAAAAAATAATATAGAGGATCTCGAAAAAGTTAAAATAACCGTAACTAAAAATGTAAATAAATAAATTAATAAATGATAATTTCTAATTTTCATTTCATAATTTATTTTTTTCCCATACATAATAATTGTTGATACTAATAATGCCATTAGAGCTGCAAAGTGGCCAAAACTGTTCGCCTCTTTGAAAACTCCTCCCAACCTATATATCACTTCTCCTCCAACAATTGTTGTTTTACTATCCATCTCAATTTGAAATAAGAACAGTATTATTCCTAACACACAAGTTAGAAACCCAATAAAAAGAATTTTTTTCACATAAAAATAAACATCTGAAACTTTAAATTCAAATGTCGAAAGTAAAATTAATGGAAACAAAATTTCTATTAATCTTGTATATGATAGAAAACTTACCAAAACACCTGACATTTCATAATATTGATAACTATTTATAACAGAGAGTAGTACCGAACCTAAAAAAGTCAAAATTACGAATTGAAATAGACCTAATCTATATTTATGTATCCTCATTAGAAATAAATAAATAGATAAAATAAAGAATATAACACTTACGTGTATAGAGATACCGTAAATTTCTATACTTGGAACTAACAATATACAAATTGCATATCCAACTAAAAAAAAATGAACACTTTTAATTGCTAAGTATCCAATAGTTATAACTGCAAATAATGATAGTATCAATACTAAACTTTCAAATTTCGCCACTGCCACTACTATTCCTATAGACACAGATAGTAGTGTAAACAACGTTACTTTGATGAAACTTTTATTCAACAAGTATACATTCATTGATAAATATCCTTTGATATTTTTCTCCAACTAAACTCTTTTAATATTCTATTTAAAGACGCTTCCCCCATTTCATTCCTCATACTAGGGTCGTTTATTAGACTTAAGATACAATCTACAGCTTCTTCTTCAAGATTATTACCTTTTAAAAGAAATCCTGTATTCTCATTAACAGCATCAATAGCTCCACCTTGATAACAACCAATAACAGGTTTTTTTCTTGCACCAGCTTCAATAAAAGATATGCCGAACCCTTCCACATTATTATTATCTTGTCTATTAAGCATTATAAACACATCTGATGCATCATAATAACCAGCTTTATCCTGTTCATCAATAGGACCCACAAAAATAATACGATCTCTAATTTCTAAATCTTGTGCTAATCCTGATAATCTATCTCTGTCATCACCTTTCCCTGCTACAATATACATAAAATCTATGTCTTTTAATCTTTCATTAGATAAAGCTGCAATAATTTTATCGTGACCTTTTCTAGGATCCAAGCCTAGCTAGAGTAAATAAAAGAATAGTTTGCGGAGATATATTGTGCCGCTTTCGTATAAGTTCTCTTTTATTTTCCGAATTAATAAACGCCTCGGAAACGCCACAAGGTATTACTACTATTTTATTTTTATTCTTTATATTGAAATTATCGAATAGTAAACTCTTTGTATAACTACTTACACATACCACTTTTTCTGCATTGTTATACATTTCTCCAATAATCCTCTTAGCCATTTTACGCTTACTAAACCTAATAATTTCTGAACCATGTGACGTAATTATAAAATTAAATTCTTTTATTTTATAAACAAAATAACTTGACAACTGGTATGAAGGATCAATTATATGTACGAAGTCATAATTTTTTTTAATTCTTTCTTTAAATAATACGCTCCAAATAGTAACGTTGATAGTTTATTAAATAAATTATTTCTCCCCCAAAAAGGTGTTCTAACTATAGTTACTCCTTTGATATTTTTATCAATCTCTATGCCTTCAGTTTCTGCTTTAGTTATTACTGTTACCTTATAACCCTCATTCAAACTAGCTAAAGCTAAATTATAAGCGTAACTTCCAATACCACCCATATCAGGTGGGAATTCACGGGACAATATTAATATCTTTTTCATAAGAGCAAAGCTCCTTTAGTATTTATTGATATACAAAATAATTAATTTAAATATTATCATAAATTTTCAATACTTCATCAACATGATGTTTAATATTGAATTTTTGAACACTTTTATATCCTTGTGTTGAAATATTGTTATAAAATTCTTGATCAACTATTAGCTTTTTTATATATTTTTCGAGGGATTCATGATCATCACTTTCAATTAGAAGTCCTGTTTCTTCGTGATTTATTAATTCTAAGACTCCACCCATCGCTGTGGATATAATTGGCTTGCCTGCCATTTGTGCTTCGATTATAACTCGTCCAAATGGTTCAGGATTTTTTGATGGAGCTATTATTATATCAAGCTCATCATATACTTTATCCATATCAGATAAATAACCAGTGAATTTAATTTTATGGTGATGAATAGTTTCTCTTGATAATTTATAAAGGTATTCCTCATAAGCTGAAGAACCTTCAATTCCACTTCCACCTACTACATAAAATTCAACTTCATAATTTCCATTATTGGTATTAAGGAAGCTTGTTGCAGCCTTAATAAATGTATCTTGCCCCTTCCAAGGCGCTAATCTACCTATAATTCCAATCTTAAACTGACCATATTTACTATATAATTTTATATCTTTTTCTTTTCTTAAAGCCACTCCATTATACACAACCTTAACTTTTTCCTTTTCATTGTATTTTCCCCCCACATATTTAGAGATAGCTATAATTTTATCTGAGTTGCTATATATTAAATTATTTATCTTAGAACGTGTATCCGTCCTGTCATGATAAATGTGTTTAAATTTGCAATAAAGCTTAGTAATTATAGTTATCAAACCTGATTTAAGCGTATTAGTATGAACTATATTAATTTCGTATTTTTTTATTAAACCTCTTAATTTAACTGAGTATACAAATATTTTTAAAATAGTCCTAATTTTACTCAATGTTGTCGCAGTTACAGCAGACTCTGCTGTTTCCTCTATGAATGATTTATCCATATTAAGATTGATTAAAATTATGTTTTTTCTTTTTTTAATTCCTTATAAAACTCCCCTTCCCCAGTATATACCATAAATATATTTATAGATTCCGGCAAATTATCAACTAATAATAGTAAACTTTTCTCTCCGCCACCTATGGCCACTTGATGGTCAAAAAATAGTATGTTTTTTTGTATTTCTCTCATTATTTTTTTTTCCTTTGCGTATTTTGTTTACTATCCTATAAGGAACATAAGAAATAAAGTAAAGTCCGATATTCTTTTTAGAGCCTCTATTAACACCCATTAATTCTCTAGCAATATGCCTTGCTTTTTTTCTCTCATCATTAAAATAATAAATCTTATATATATGTCTAAGCTGTGATTCTTCAATTTCTTTCATTTCTTTTTTAGTAAGTTGACTATAATAGTTTGATTTTATTTTTTTAAGTATTATTTGAGTTCCTTTGACTTGTTTTTCATACGCATGACTAATTCTATTTTTTTCTAAATAATATATATCCACTAAAGTTTTATTAATATATTTGAATGAAAATTGTTCTGATAACCTGATCCATAAATCATAGTCTTGTCTAGCAGGTAAATTTTCATCAAAAAAATTATTCTTTAGGCATTCGCTTTTTAGCATGACTGCTGATGTTGGTGAGACATAATCTTTTAGTAACTGATCTTTAAAAATATTGCCTTCTTTAATTTCTTTCGAATTTTTTCTTTTATTATGAGTTTCTATAATATTATATCCTGTAAACACTACATCACAATTCTTATTCTCTAAAAAAGCATTAATACTGTCTTCTAATTTCGTACTTGACCAAACATCGTCACTATCAAGGAATGCAATATACTCACCTTTAGATTTTAAAATCCCATTATTTCTGGCTGCATTAGCCCCTCTATTTATTTCATGCTTATAATAACTAATTCTAGGTTTATATTCATCTAACAGTTCTTGTGTATTATCATCTGAGAAATCATCAATCACTATGATTTCATAGTTTTTATAAGTCTGTGCAAAAACGCTTCTTATTGTTTTTATTATACTTGTAGCACGATTATAGGTTGGAATTATCACACTTACTAAAGGTCCTAGTTTTGTTTTATCCACTGTAATTAATATGCTCCTTTTGTATTAATCAAGACTAATAATGTCTTCAAAATTATTTTGAAATCGAGTAGAATATTTCTGTTTTTAATATAATTCAAATCCATAGAAACCATCTCATCAAAACCAACATTGTTCCTTGCGCTAACCTGCCATAGGCCAGTGCACCCTGGCTTTATCAACAATCTCTGTTTATGAAATAAAGTATATTCGTTAACCTCCCTTATCAGAGGAGGTCTTGGTCCCACCAAACTCATGTCACCTTTCAGAACATTTAACAGTTGAGGAAGTTCATCAATACTTGTCTTCCGAATAAATTTCCCCATTTTCGTAATACGTGGATCTGCCTTCATTTTAAACATCGCACCACTTACTTCGTTCTGATCTAGCAATCCTTCTAATAGTTCTTCCGCATTACTTACCATTGATCGAAACTTGTACATTTTAAATTCATTCTCATCTTTGCCAACTCGAGTCTGCTTAAAAAAAACAGCTCCTTTTGGGTCTTCTATCTTTATTACAATAGCAAGAATTAAAAATAAAGGAGATAACACGATAATTCCAATAATTGAAGCTGAGATATCAATACCTCTTTTAAGAAAGAGATAAAAGAGTGATTCGTTAATAATGAGTTTTTTACTGATGGATTGATCTCTTCTGGCACTTGACTGAGATGTTTCTTCCATTTGTATTCTCCTTCCTTTATTTTATTTTATTTTATGTACGAGTAAAAAAAGCTAGAGAATCGCTCAATTATATGTAAGCGCTTTTCTAACTTTTTTTACCTTTATTTATACTCGTTTGTGGGGGTTGTCCCCCCTGAGGCATCTAACCTCTCCTCACATCATGCCCTTGACGACTGGCGTCTAAGGCTTGTGGCCCGTTGCATGATCGAGTATCTCCAACTGATAGCGGTAGAGGAGATATAACCGTCACCTTCTAAATTTCTGATAATCCTAACTCCACAGAAAAAGGTTGTATTCTCATAGATGCTGATAGAACGATCTCGGCATAGGAACTATAGTCGTTCTTCGCCGAGATCTGTCGGTTATGAGTTCTGGATGGTTTGTTCACTTTCTACGTATTCTCTCATTTTCTTAATGAGTTCTTCTTTTAGTTCATCGCGTTGCATGGCAAAGTCTAGTGTGGTTAGGACAAAACCTAACTTCTCTCCTACGTCGTAACGCGTTCCTTCAAAGTCATAGGCATAGACGCTTTGCTCTTGATTCAGCATCTGAATTGCATCAGTTAGTTGGATCTCGCCACCTGCTCCGATTTCTTGTTTTTCAAGATGTGCGAAGATCTCTGGTGTTAGAATGTAACGGCCCATGATCGCTAGATTTGATGGTGCTTCCCCTAATGCTGGCTTCTCGACAAAGCGATTGACACCATAGAGTCTGCCGTCTGACTGGAGTGGATCGATAATGCCGTAGCGGTTGGTCTGGTTGTCAGCTACGGTTTGTACACCAATGACAGATGATCCGGTTTCGTTGTATTGATTGATCAATTGTTTGGTACATGGTGTGTCATCTTGCACGATGTCGTCTCCAAGTAAAACGGCAAATGGTTCGTCACCGATAAACTTGCGGGCAGTCCAGACAGCATGTCCAAGTCCTTTTGGTTCTTTTTGACGGATGTAGTGTAATTCAACTTTGGAAGCAGCGGTAACCTTTTCAAGTAACTCTAGCTTTTGTTTTGCGAGTAGATTCTGCTCGAGTTCAAAAGCGTGGTCGAAGTGATCTTCAATCGCTCGCTTGCCTTTACCGGTTACGATAATGATGTCTTCAATGCCAGAAGCGACTGCTTCTTCAATGATGTATTGAATGGTTGGTTTATCGACGATTGGCAGCATTTCCTTTGGCATCGCTTTGGTTGCTGGTAAGAAACGGGTTCCGAGTCCGGCTGCAGGTATAATGGCTTTTTTGACTGGTTTCATATGGTTGGTCTCTCCTCTTTGTTGTCTCTCCACTCTCTATATCTCTCTAATTTATTAGAAAATCCCAACATAGCGTTTGCGTTTGAAGCGTTCTGGCGGAAGAAAAGGAATCGGTTCATCCTTCATGATTCTTGTTAGATTCTGCTGCAAGAATGTTGTGGTTTCCGTGCCAAAACGTGTTTCGATTTGATATAGGGCTTTATGTAAATTGGTTGTGTCTATTTTTGGTCGATCCGTGTCTGATGTCATCATGTGTACCAGGTTACAGCCAATCATTCGTTCTGTTGTTCGTTTGACATAGGTGCCTGCTTTGCCTGTCACACTGGTTGCAAGAACTTGAAGGAGTACGCCTTGCTTCACAAGCTTATATAATAAATCCGGTTGTTCAATTAAATAACGGTTACGTTCTGGCTTAAATAAAATTGGAGTAATATCTAATAGCTGCAGCTGGTAAAGCTGTTCTGCTAGATTCGATGGAACGTCTCCGTCTGGTAAGTCAATAAGTAGATATCGGGAATGATTAATGGTTAGTAGGGAACGTGATTTGTATTCTTCAACAAGCATTTCGGTATAACGAACAAGTTGACCAGGAAAAATAGATAACGGAATATTCCGTCGATTAAGTTCGGTATTAAACGTTGAGACAGCTGATTCAATCAATTCAACTGATTGTGGAGTAGGATGTTGCGGCATATCTGGAGCTATAAGGATAGATCGAATTCCATTTTCATGAGCATTTTTAGCTATTTCAATAGACCTATCTTTCGATAATTGATTTTTGCAAACCATCGGAATAATGCGATTATATAGATCAATCATGGGCTACCCTCTCTCTTGAAAAGTAAGTACAAGAAAGCAATTCCATAATTTGTTCCTATCATACTACATACAGGACCAAATATCGATACTTTCCCAACATTTATTTGTTAATTTTACATTACAATCTATTAACATTTCATATTTCGTGCCGAATCATTAACATAGTAGTAGATACCTGTATATAGTATGATAGAATGAATATCGTTACACTAACGTTACACTTTATGGAAAGAGGGATGAATTGCCTACTATACAAATAGGTGAGCAACCTATTCATTATTATTATCATCTGAGTCAATCGAGTGAAGCGGATACAATTGTTTTTGCACACGGAGCAATGACAAATTATGAGCTGTTTGATGATTTGCTTCCATTCTTTATAACGCACTTTCACGTGCTTGTTTATGATCATCGTGGGTACGGGGGGAGCGTTCCGCTTACTGAACCACTTGAGACACTTTCATTGGATCTATTTGCTAGTGATTTGCACGTCTTGCTTCAGTCACTTGGTATAAGTAGTGGTGTTCATCTTGCTGGCTTTCATCTTGGAGCGCTTACCGTTCTGCGTTATGCGGTGATGTTTCCAGATGAAGTAAAATCACTTTGTTTGATGACGTTGCCCTGTACACCACCACACTTAGCTGAGCAATTAATGGAGCATCGGTTGGCTATTAGCAATCAAGGAACTTTTATCCCAGAGGAATATGTGACACGTGTCGCTACTAATCTGCCAGAGACACACCCAAGAATTGCGTACTTACAAGAGAGGGTTCAGAATCTCGACATGACGGTTTTTAATCAGGTCTTGAAACTGGTTGTCTTTAACGATCCGTTACCAGATTTGCGGGCCATTGAAAAACCGACGATGATCATGTCCGGTGCAAACGATGTTCTATTTCCTTCGTATTATCTTAATTTGCATGCGGTTTCCTATCCACATTGTCGTTTTGTATCAATTACAAATGCAGCTTCATTTATCGTTCTTGATCGTCCTGAGCCAGTTGCGAGAAAAATGATGAGGTTCATGAACGTTAAACATGTTAAGAAAACAGTGTCCGATCCATTTATTCAGCACATGGATGAAACGATGCGCGCGTATGTTGAACAGATTCATCAAACAGCCAGAGATCAGCTCACTGTCAGTACTGGATTACGTGTAGATGTCTTATTTCAGTTCAAGGTTACTCGAGAGGGCAAGGAGTTATTGGAAGGTTGGAATAAACGTTTTTCAAAACAGATCCTACTGTATCTCTTATTCCACCGCTCTACAACAAGAGAACAGTTGTGTGAGGAGCTTTGGCCAAGCACTCCTATCGATAAAGCAAAGAAAAATTTACGTGTATATCTTAATTACCTAAAAGGTGTCATTAGCGATAAGGAAGCCGAACAACCATACATTGTGATAGATCGAGAGCACATCCACCTTACAGGTTTAATTGAAAGTGATGCATTGGCTTTTACAACTCTCCTTCATAAAGCGAATCTTGAAGAGGATGAGAAAGAGAAAATCCAAGCTCGTTGAACAACTCCTTTCAGAAGTAAACCAACCACTACTTCGGGTTTGTTATGATGAGTGGTTTCTAACGATGCGTTTTCAGTTAGAGGAGGAGTTTATTGAATTAATCCAGTGGGCAACTGATTATTCAATAAGGGTTGGAGAAGAACGATGTATGACCACCGGCCTCAAGAAAGCGATCACAGCCGTGCCTGATGATCGGCTGTACGACTCCTTGATTGATTTGTATCAGCATTTGGGAGATGAGGCTGGTCGTGCGAAGTGGCTGCAGAAGAAGAAGTTAATTGAGGTTTAGGAAATTTAGTCCCGTCTATGTAGGCGGGATTTTTTGTTGTGAACAGTTAGGCTGAAACCAAATCAAAAAGCAGTGAGTCTATTGGGACTCACTGCTTGGGTCTTAGCCAAAAAAGCTAAAGCGTTTTCTCTTTTTTCGAACGGGTTCTGGTGGATAAATGATTAGGTTCTGGTTTGAGACTAGAAGTTCGGCATTTTCTTGAAATTGATAGAGTAGGTCCGTTCCAAACTCTTCTTCTATTAGGTCTGATGCTTGTTTCATCCGGAATGTCCGGGCTTGTAAGTTATGTGCATCAGACGCAAGAAGGTGAGCTAGGTTCGCCTCTAGCAATTGGTCAGTAAAACTTTTAACCGTTTTACCAAAATGCCCAGTGACGCTTGAAGTCGTAATTTGGGTTAAGGCACCGTTGCGCACAAACTCAAATAATTTGTCTGGCTTTTCTTGCAGCACCTTATTCCGTTCTGGGTGAGCAATAACCGGTATATAGCCTTGTACAGCCAGATCATAAAATAAGCGCTCACTGTAAGCAGGAACTGAGTTCGTTGGAAATTCTACTAATACGTAACGTCCTTCACCTGTTAGTGGAACGGAGCGTCCAAGCGCCAGATGCTCAACTAACTCGCCAAAAAGGCGGATTTCCTGTCCTGGCTTAACGACTAGTGGAATGCCTTCTGTTTCAAGTGCTGCAATCACAGCTTCTACTCCCGCTGCCATTTCTTCGGCAGTTGAGTCGAAGTAGGGATTCGCATGATGAGGCGTTGCAATAATCGTAGTAATACCTTCCTGTACGGCCGTCCGTGCCATTTCTACACTATGTGCAAGTGATGCTGATCCATCGTCTAGACCAGGAAGGATGTGACAGTGCACATCAATCATAGTGGATCACCTTCTAATCTAATAAATAGGATTAATAATAGTAATAGCTCTTCTCATCTACTGGTTTATTATTAAGGATGACACCTAATAAATTTGCCTTACTTTTTAATAAAAGATCTTTTGTTTTGACTACTTCATCACGGTCGGTTTTGCCACTTGAGGTAACAAGAATGGTTCCGTCTACTTTACTAGCAATTAACTGTGCATCGGTTACTGCCATCACAGGTGGCGCGTCTAAAATGATAATATCAAATTGTTCAAGTGCTTGCTCTAATACTAACTCCATCATACGCGAGTTTAAAAGTTCAGCAGGGTTTGGGGGGATAGGGCCACATGTCAAGATAGATAGATGTTCAATCTTGGTTATTTGTACCGTTTCTTCTAAAGTTGTTTGTTTTGATAACACATTTGTTAATCCGCGGGTATTAGGTGAGCTAAATGTGTAGTGAACGGTCGGGCGACGCATATCAGCATCTATTATAAGGACACGCTGCCCATTTTGTGCCATGACAATCGCTAGATTCGCTACACTAGTTGATTTGCCTTCCCCTGGCCCTGCTGATGTGACAACAAAACTGCGTAATTCTTTATCGACTGAAGAAAATTCAATATTGGTACGAATCGTTCGATACTGCTCCGATATTGGAGAATGTTTATGTAAGTCAGCAACCAATTGGCGTTGTGTCTTATTTCTTGTCGATTTTGATTTTTGTTTACTCGAGCGTGTTGCCATATGTGCAGGCACCTTCCTTCTAGGAACTTTTCTTTAAGAAATCGTCTACACTATCCATATTGGAGATTGCTCCAAGAACAGGCATATCCAGTGCATCTTCAATGTCTTTTTCCGATTTAATCGTTGTATCTAAATATTCTAACAAGAATGCCAAACCAACGGCAGCCATTAGGCCAACGACAAAAGCAATCGCAATATTCAGCATTTTGTTCGGGCTAACGGGTGATTGATTTTCTGTAAATGTTGCTGGTGACAGAATACTAACATTCTCTACACTAAACAATCCAGGTACTTCTTGTTCAAAGACTGACGCAATGGTATTAACAAGCATAGCAGCCTGCTCAGCACTAGAATCTTCAACAGTAATGTTCATAACCTGTGAATCATTCGCACTACTTACAGTAATCATTTGATTTAATTGACTAACTGTTAGATTTACATCCGCTTCTTCAATTACCTTGTCTAGGATATAGGGACTTTTAATAATTTCATTATACGTGCTAATCAATTCAATATTAGTGCGGATTTCATTTTGACTGAATGCATTCTCTGGATTCGGATTGGTTTGATTGACGAGTAGTTGTGTGCTATTTTGAAACATTGGTGTGAGTAAAAAGAAGCTAACGGCTGCGGCCACTACCATAGCAATAATAGGAAGGATAATAAGTAGTTTCAAACGCCTTCTTAATGTTAAAAATATATCTTTTAGACTAATGGTTTCTTCCATCCGATACAAATACCTCCTAAATGGTGTAACTTTTCTATAGATATTTTGGATTATATCATAGTTTCGTAGGGAGAATAGATTAATTTTCGCTTGTGTATCTGTAAATTTTTCACTATACTTATGAAAGTATTATGCCTTAAAGGTCTAAAGACCTATATAACATCAAAGAGAGGCGTTATGAATCTATGAGAAAAGGTTTTAAAATTGCTATTATTATCGTTGGTGTATTGTTCCTTGCAGGCGCTTGTTTTGCTTATTATGTCTACGACTCCATTCGTGATACAGCTACTGCCATTCATGAGCCGATCGGTGATCGTCAAATGCCAGGTAGAGACGTAAACATTGAAGACTCAGAGCCTGTATCATTCTTGATCGCCGGTATAGATGCTAGAGGAGATAATCTATCAGGGCGTTCCGATACGATGATTCTCGTGACGGTGAATCCTGCGATGAAGTCAGTGAAAATGCTCAGTATCCCACGTGATACACGTACTGAAATCGTCGGAAAAGGCACTGTCGAAAAGATCAACCATGCATACGCATATGGCGGACCAGCCATGGCAATGGACTCTGTTGAGAACTTATTTGACGTGAGTATCGACCATTATGTGACGATTAATATGGAAGGTTTTAAAGAATTAATTGACG
The nucleotide sequence above comes from Alkalicoccobacillus plakortidis. Encoded proteins:
- a CDS encoding tyrosine-protein phosphatase, with the protein product MIDVHCHILPGLDDGSASLAHSVEMARTAVQEGITTIIATPHHANPYFDSTAEEMAAGVEAVIAALETEGIPLVVKPGQEIRLFGELVEHLALGRSVPLTGEGRYVLVEFPTNSVPAYSERLFYDLAVQGYIPVIAHPERNKVLQEKPDKLFEFVRNGALTQITTSSVTGHFGKTVKSFTDQLLEANLAHLLASDAHNLQARTFRMKQASDLIEEEFGTDLLYQFQENAELLVSNQNLIIYPPEPVRKKRKRFSFFG
- a CDS encoding glycosyltransferase family 4 protein, whose translation is MDPRKGHDKIIAALSNERLKDIDFMYIVAGKGDDRDRLSGLAQDLEIRDRIIFVGPIDEQDKAGYYDASDVFIMLNRQDNNNVEGFGISFIEAGARKKPVIGCYQGGAIDAVNENTGFLLKGNNLEEEAVDCILSLINDPSMRNEMGEASLNRILKEFSWRKISKDIYQ
- a CDS encoding CpsD/CapB family tyrosine-protein kinase gives rise to the protein MATRSSKQKSKSTRNKTQRQLVADLHKHSPISEQYRTIRTNIEFSSVDKELRSFVVTSAGPGEGKSTSVANLAIVMAQNGQRVLIIDADMRRPTVHYTFSSPNTRGLTNVLSKQTTLEETVQITKIEHLSILTCGPIPPNPAELLNSRMMELVLEQALEQFDIIILDAPPVMAVTDAQLIASKVDGTILVTSSGKTDRDEVVKTKDLLLKSKANLLGVILNNKPVDEKSYYYY
- a CDS encoding sugar transferase yields the protein MEETSQSSARRDQSISKKLIINESLFYLFLKRGIDISASIIGIIVLSPLFLILAIVIKIEDPKGAVFFKQTRVGKDENEFKMYKFRSMVSNAEELLEGLLDQNEVSGAMFKMKADPRITKMGKFIRKTSIDELPQLLNVLKGDMSLVGPRPPLIREVNEYTLFHKQRLLIKPGCTGLWQVSARNNVGFDEMVSMDLNYIKNRNILLDFKIILKTLLVLINTKGAY
- a CDS encoding O-antigen ligase family protein, producing MNVYLLNKSFIKVTLFTLLSVSIGIVVAVAKFESLVLILSLFAVITIGYLAIKSVHFFLVGYAICILLVPSIEIYGISIHVSVIFFILSIYLFLMRIHKYRLGLFQFVILTFLGSVLLSVINSYQYYEMSGVLVSFLSYTRLIEILFPLILLSTFEFKVSDVYFYVKKILFIGFLTCVLGIILFLFQIEMDSKTTIVGGEVIYRLGGVFKEANSFGHFAALMALLVSTIIMYGKKINYEMKIRNYHLLIYLFTFLVTVILTFSRSSILFFIIGLIILFFTNFKLKTTFKIIFISTLIYVIFSRVSYFQSFIGRLQLTFSNGIQDFNSISGGRLDIWLAGLRSLNDNLILGLGYRQGGVYDNNYVTFLVEGGVFGVTIFILFLLSIFIKALNSVRCNFLSLFLVASIVGLSIHMTFVDSFTFWQASIILFTFCGILFNVKTKNNNEEGTDESCNNT
- a CDS encoding alpha/beta hydrolase produces the protein MPTIQIGEQPIHYYYHLSQSSEADTIVFAHGAMTNYELFDDLLPFFITHFHVLVYDHRGYGGSVPLTEPLETLSLDLFASDLHVLLQSLGISSGVHLAGFHLGALTVLRYAVMFPDEVKSLCLMTLPCTPPHLAEQLMEHRLAISNQGTFIPEEYVTRVATNLPETHPRIAYLQERVQNLDMTVFNQVLKLVVFNDPLPDLRAIEKPTMIMSGANDVLFPSYYLNLHAVSYPHCRFVSITNAASFIVLDRPEPVARKMMRFMNVKHVKKTVSDPFIQHMDETMRAYVEQIHQTARDQLTVSTGLRVDVLFQFKVTREGKELLEGWNKRFSKQILLYLLFHRSTTREQLCEELWPSTPIDKAKKNLRVYLNYLKGVISDKEAEQPYIVIDREHIHLTGLIESDALAFTTLLHKANLEEDEKEKIQAR
- a CDS encoding glycosyltransferase family 2 protein, whose translation is MDKTKLGPLVSVIIPTYNRATSIIKTIRSVFAQTYKNYEIIVIDDFSDDNTQELLDEYKPRISYYKHEINRGANAARNNGILKSKGEYIAFLDSDDVWSSTKLEDSINAFLENKNCDVVFTGYNIIETHNKRKNSKEIKEGNIFKDQLLKDYVSPTSAVMLKSECLKNNFFDENLPARQDYDLWIRLSEQFSFKYINKTLVDIYYLEKNRISHAYEKQVKGTQIILKKIKSNYYSQLTKKEMKEIEESQLRHIYKIYYFNDERKKARHIARELMGVNRGSKKNIGLYFISYVPYRIVNKIRKGKKNNERNTKKHTIF
- a CDS encoding glycosyltransferase family 4 protein encodes the protein MDKSFIEETAESAVTATTLSKIRTILKIFVYSVKLRGLIKKYEINIVHTNTLKSGLITIITKLYCKFKHIYHDRTDTRSKINNLIYSNSDKIIAISKYVGGKYNEKEKVKVVYNGVALRKEKDIKLYSKYGQFKIGIIGRLAPWKGQDTFIKAATSFLNTNNGNYEVEFYVVGGSGIEGSSAYEEYLYKLSRETIHHHKIKFTGYLSDMDKVYDELDIIIAPSKNPEPFGRVIIEAQMAGKPIISTAMGGVLELINHEETGLLIESDDHESLEKYIKKLIVDQEFYNNISTQGYKSVQKFNIKHHVDEVLKIYDNI
- a CDS encoding tyrosine-protein phosphatase, which produces MIDLYNRIIPMVCKNQLSKDRSIEIAKNAHENGIRSILIAPDMPQHPTPQSVELIESAVSTFNTELNRRNIPLSIFPGQLVRYTEMLVEEYKSRSLLTINHSRYLLIDLPDGDVPSNLAEQLYQLQLLDITPILFKPERNRYLIEQPDLLYKLVKQGVLLQVLATSVTGKAGTYVKRTTERMIGCNLVHMMTSDTDRPKIDTTNLHKALYQIETRFGTETTTFLQQNLTRIMKDEPIPFLPPERFKRKRYVGIF
- the galU gene encoding UTP--glucose-1-phosphate uridylyltransferase GalU, with product MKPVKKAIIPAAGLGTRFLPATKAMPKEMLPIVDKPTIQYIIEEAVASGIEDIIIVTGKGKRAIEDHFDHAFELEQNLLAKQKLELLEKVTAASKVELHYIRQKEPKGLGHAVWTARKFIGDEPFAVLLGDDIVQDDTPCTKQLINQYNETGSSVIGVQTVADNQTNRYGIIDPLQSDGRLYGVNRFVEKPALGEAPSNLAIMGRYILTPEIFAHLEKQEIGAGGEIQLTDAIQMLNQEQSVYAYDFEGTRYDVGEKLGFVLTTLDFAMQRDELKEELIKKMREYVESEQTIQNS
- a CDS encoding glycosyltransferase, which produces MSSYFVYKIKEFNFIITSHGSEIIRFSKRKMAKRIIGEMYNNAEKVVCVSSYTKSLLFDNFNIKNKNKIVVIPCGVSEAFINSENKRELIRKRHNISPQTILLFTLARLGS
- a CDS encoding YveK family protein; this translates as MEETISLKDIFLTLRRRLKLLIILPIIAMVVAAAVSFFLLTPMFQNSTQLLVNQTNPNPENAFSQNEIRTNIELISTYNEIIKSPYILDKVIEEADVNLTVSQLNQMITVSSANDSQVMNITVEDSSAEQAAMLVNTIASVFEQEVPGLFSVENVSILSPATFTENQSPVSPNKMLNIAIAFVVGLMAAVGLAFLLEYLDTTIKSEKDIEDALDMPVLGAISNMDSVDDFLKKSS